Part of the Peromyscus leucopus breed LL Stock chromosome 6, UCI_PerLeu_2.1, whole genome shotgun sequence genome, CTGGTAGAATGCGGCCAGAATTCTACCCACGGGGAAGCGCACTCTCCAAGGTTGAGCCGTCCTGTGATAGAGCGCTGAGGGGCAAAAGGTTAAGGAAGAAATCCAAAAGCAAAGCCTTCAAGACTGGCTCAGGTGCTGACAGCATAAATGTGAAATTTCCATCTTCTAGTAGCTGGAGCATCTGGGCTTCTGGAAGCCAATCACAGGCTAATTTAGTGCTCACTTTTCAAATCCCAGGTCTCTGTAGCAAGGCAGAAATGTACTTTGAGTTTGAAAGAAGAAAccacagggaaaaaagaaaaaacactacATTTTGCAGGTATCAGAGCCATGGAATTGTTGTTACTTGCAAGGAAATACATGTTGAAAATGCGATTTTGTAAATCTCGGCAAAttccattaaaaatgttttctgtggcATGATAAACAACTTGGCAAAGCTTCTGGGACAGTGTGGCTGAGGCAGTCTGTGTCCTCCAAGCCACTCATGGATGTGCTGCCTTCATTTCAGCCCAGGGAGTCTATACACACTTGGGTAATGCCTGTCAGAAAGAAGGACACTGTGGGTCTATGACTTGTGTCCAGCAGTCTTAGGGTTAAACTATTCTAACAATAGGGTGGCTCTTGCAAAAGAACATCTCAGCACTTTGCCTCATGAATTTCTGAtagaacacatttctttctttcttttttttttttgttttgttttgctttgttttttcgagacagggttttctctgtgtagctttgcgcctttcctggaactcactttggagaccaggctggcctcgaactcacagagattcgcctgcctctgcctcccgagtgctgggattaaaggtgtgcgccaccaccgcccggcagaacaCATTTCTAATAGAAGCTTATTTCTAAAACCCTGAAGGTTACAAGGTGCACATACCCACCAGAAACGTGAGAGAGAAGATGAGAATTCCCCGGCCCCCGAGGAGAAAGTGCTAAAGGGATTCCATGGAGAGGCATAGCTTCCAGCTGGAGAAGGTGGAACTGGGGTGAGTAAGGCTTTGGAGGGGAGACGGCATCAGACCtgcagaggcagggaaggagcACTCGGCACTCAAGGAGAAAGCTGTGACATCTCAGAAACAGGTGTTGAGCAGCTGTATCCGGGAGCCACTCACTGAAGCAAAGATGCTGGATGGAGGGTGTGGAGCAGGGATGGAAAAGAAGGCGAAGAGGATATTTGAGGCGCCTTTTCAGATCCATGATGGGATACATCTTCAGTGGGAATTGCTAGAAGAAATTTCAAATATGCAGGGGTAGATTCACAATCCTTTAAGACAAGTGTCTCAGAGGACAATTACTTCTTACGTTCAGCCCAGGAAGGAGAATGCTGGCTAGATGGACCACAGCCCTTGCTAGAGTTTACATATGAAATCTTCCCCACAAAAGGATCCTGTCTTGAAGGCCTGGTCCCCAGCCAGTGGATCAATTTGGAGAGACAGGGGAAACTTTGAGAGGTCAagtctagctggaggaagtggcaCATCATGGTGGCTGTATCCTGTTCtgagtccctctctctctctctgcttcctgccccccATGCCATGTGCTCCCTCCACCATCTTGGTCTGCATCATCACCAAGGACTAGGAACTGAAACCTTTGAAAACCTGAGACCGTAAATCCTTCCACTCTTAAGCTGTTGGTGACAGATATCATGTCCCAGCAGTGAAGGCAGACAGCAAGCTCAGAGTTATGCCCCCAGTGCTGTTGTGAAAAGACAAAGCCTGAGCACCGGCCAGAGCACGGAACAGTCCCTGCATGATGCACCCAGGTTTACAGAGAATGCGCAGGGTGGGATGTCACAAGCAATTTCCCCTTGTGATAAGGAGGCAAAGGTATATTACCAGCTTCAACTGGAAATAATGGAGCATAACAATGTTTCACCTCATAAGGAGAAATAATTTCATGCTATATGACTTTTCTGCCAATGTGAGCATTTGGCTACCCCCTCGGCCTCTGAAAAACACATTCTAACTTCAACAAGCTAACAATTTAAAATGAGCATGAGAGAGAAACTCATTCATCTATCAGAACTGGAATTCTAATTTCAGATAGCGAGGGCCCCACTAAAGGTTATTTCTCATATTATTTATGGTTTAGTTTTCATAGTGTCAGCAATGACATGGATGTTATTAACCTCTTCTAGAAGGTTGCTATGAGAAATTAACTGATAAATTGTTATGGAACAAAGGCTCAGggctggagtctggagagatggctcagcgactcagagcactcgctgctctttcAGTGGaaccaggtttagttcccagcacccacatgtggctcacaatggcctggaacttcagttctagggagTCTAGGTACCCTTTTCTAGATTTCCCGTTCACCTGCATACTTGTACTGCACATACGTACACTCaggcgcacacacaaacacataaaataataaataagtaagtccTTTAAAAATTCAGAGCTGGCGGTTGAGCTCAGAAGCAgaattcttgcctagcatgtgcaaagccctaggttccatccctataataaaaacaaatatataataagTATAGAAATTGAAGTCATTAGTAAATAATATTGTATATTCATTTGTTTCAGAACTCAATATATCCTTATTTTTGaaagtatatataattttgtacTGATTAGCATTAGGTGACTTGGTTCATTGGTAAGGATCAATTGTAATGGAGAAGAGAATTTGtttgcagaaataaaaataaaataatagttagTCACATTATTACCTGAAGCATTAGTAACGGGTTTACTAAAAGTGTCCATAAAATGACAGaaatcagagttttatttcttCAGAAGAATTTCATATTCATGGTCTAGACTAATCCCAGCTTCACCCTCATGagtctttcttttggtttttcaagacagggtctccctgtgtagccatggatatcctgcaactcactctgtagaccaggctgttcttgaactcagggatctgcctgcctctgcctccgagtgctgagattaaaggacaGCACGCCCAGTTCCCTCCTTGGTCTTATAACTCGCCTTTTCCACGCTTCAGGAGCTGTGAGGTAAAGAACAGCGTTCCTCCTGACATTGGTCCAACTCAACAGAGGGTGAGATGCCCACTCAGCCTTTTTAGCTGGACTTAGACTGACAGGCCTTGGGTTTCATGTTCAGTACTGTCACTCAATTATTCTGTGATTcagatgtgtgtctgtctgtccatctgtttgTCTTTGGTTCCAGGTACTGAATCTTGGGCCTTGCAcgtgctaagcaagtactctaccaatgagctacatcctcagcccaatTCAGGCATTTTAACCATGTTGGCTTGTAAAAGGGTAATAATAACCTAACCTATCTCACAGACATTaaataaggagaaaaacaaaataatgtacaTGAAAGTTCTTTGGAAAATtgtaaaaccaaatacaaatgTGAATTTAAGGTCAACCTGTGGTTACATAATGAGAAGACCCTATGTTCCTATGGGCCTTTCTCAAGCCTTTGTTTCTCACTTCAATCCTggaagaagaatcccagctcctTTTGCATATCGTTTAAACAGAAGAGACAAAGcatattactttaatttttctcttagcacgTGGCTTGAAGAAGCCTTTTGTTGGCTAGTTGGGAATTCATAATGTTGAAAGAGGAAATCTGAATTCTACCCCAGTCAAGcataggaagacaggaagaacaggaagtccTGTGATCTCCTTCCTGGTCTCCAAGGGAACTAAAAATAACAATCACCACCTAGACCACTGGAGGGAAGCTGGTTGGAGTTCTACTGTATGGTTGCAGAGGAGGCTTCAGCTCCCTAAAATCTATCTACAGCAGCAAATATTGCAGTTGAAGCTACTCTGCTTTTTCCAGACTTACGAGATGTTGGATGAAGGATCTTGCCACCCTGGAGACTTATCTTTACAGAGTTTCCTTTGCCTAGAGATTGCTGCCTCCTGCTTTTTACTCCTGTTTTATAGAAGTCTTTTCTGGAGATGCCTTCCAAGCCAATGTCATCCCCATAAGAGGCCAAGGTAGAAACCGTGAGAACTTTGAACTTTCCCATCATAGGCATTTCCAATGGGATGTCAATTCATCGTTCCGACTGTTTTTCTGTTATGCTCTAACTCCTCTCCAATAAGTtcccagaggacagagaagggctTGATTTCATAAACATCCCTAGAGTGGGATGGATTATCTAGCTCAGAGAAGGGcccacattaaatatttattgagtgaatGATGCCAGaaatatgataaaattaaaaaaaaaaaaaaactccaaagcaGATTATCTCAAGTCACAAATCATTTCTaggcacattcatgcacatatacataaaacccTGAATTAACTGTTACTCAGGGAGGACTTATCACAAGTGAAGGGACTCCACATTACTATAATAAATCAATTACAGTAATGTAATATCAATAGGAAGGACCACGCTGCATGCACTAAGAGCTTCTTACAGACTGGATTGTTTACACTTCCAAACCTCCCATGCCTGGACATTTTGAAGAAGGAGCATGAAAAGGTTAAGGTTGTTGTGTCTCGGGCCTGAAGGCAAGAGCCCAAGGTCAGCAGACAGAGGGAGGAAATGTCCTTCTGTCCCAGTGTGATGGCTAGAAGGGACGTCATGATGGGTACACTTGGTTTTTCTCAAGCTCCCAAGACAGCTTTCAGGAACACATACGCCACTGTGACCAGCTCCATTCATGTTAAtttaagtgtgagtgtgtgcgtgcatgtgtgtgtgtgcacgtgcctgtttgtgtgcatatgcatttgtatgtaagtgtatatatgtgtgtgtgcacatgtgtaagcCATGGgttgacatcaagtgtcttccttagTTGCtagccaccttattttttgagagagactTTTGCTACacccggagctcactgatttggctccGCAGCTGGCTAGCAAACCTGTGggctctgtctgtctccacctcctgagacaTGTGCTGtcccacccagctttttacagggctgctggagatccaaactcagtttCTCAGGCTTTCACAACAGTAACATTACCAactaagctgtctccccagcatATAATGTTCATAATTTTTAGCAAGCTATATTCCAACACACCATGCTCTTTGAATTAAAGTCAGTCACTGTCTCAGGGttccttttgctgtgaagagacaccatgaccatgtaacctcttgtaaggaaaacatttaattggggaggcttgcttacagtttcagaggttcagtccattatcatcaggacaGTGAGTGTGACAgcttgcaggcagatgtggtactgaagaaggagctgagagtcctacatcttgcaggcaacaggaagtgggctCGGAGTCACAATGAGCAAGGCATGAGCaagagagacctcaaagcctgctcctacagtgacacacttcctccaacaaggccatacccactccaacaaggccacgcctcctaatagtgccactccctatgagtgtATAGGGGCCAgttacactcaaactaccacagtcacTTTTCACTCTCTGTGTTCCCCCCTCTCCTATGAACTTAATACAACTTGGTGCAAATTTTAACAAAATGTACTCTTTCCTATGGAACATGTAATAACTTCTCTCTGCCTCACTAAGTGACTTGCTCTATTTGTATGttagatatatatgtattttttaaagaatctgaGCAATGAACGATGCTCGTGTGAGGCTTTAAAAACGctagggtttcttttctttccttgaaagGGCTATACACAATAAATTACACTGCAATAAAGATGGGTTATAAGTGAAAGTGAGAGCTCTGAGAATAGAGAGGCACCCGTTTCTGCAGAGGGGTCTAATGGATGATGCTTTGGGGACCATCCATTTGGAAGCTAAAGCAAAAGCTCCATCCCACACTCGCTTTCCAGAGCTCACTCTTTGCTTTTCGTGTAAACAAGggttttcaatgttttattttctatcaggCCTATGTTCTTTAACTGTGCCCTAAAACTCTGCAAACAAATTCCAGCTCATTAAAAGAAGGCAGAAATGAAACAACTTAAATGCTGTTGTTTAGGAACCACTGGATGGCTCAAACTTTAAAAGTGTCTGCTGCCAAGGCCGGAGACatgagttcgattcctgggacCTACATAGGGGGAGGAGAAAATATACCCTTCCCCCCACCacccaaaaatatataaaatgtatttaagacTCCCAAATATACCCCTCCCCtcagaataaatatataaaatgtaacttaaaaattcaatgcttttgtttccaatttctaaGCAACACCAAGCGGCCACTCTCCTGTTTCAGCAGCCACACAACCCCAGCACCCCTTTCCTTCTGCCATTGCTTCTGCCATGCCTGGCAGAAATCCCGGGACCTCCGGTTCCAAAAGCCTAAAGAGACTTGTAATTCTCTCATTTTGTACCCGCCAAACATCTCAGGCCGTGAGCGTCCCTTGTCCCTGAGACTATCTGAAATGCATcgattttatttttgctttgggaAAGCCATGAAGGAGGAAGACATGgggcatttattctctctgtgaaATCTCGCCCTGACTCTGTTCTGTTGAAAAAGGGTGTGCAGAACTGGGGTCACCGCGTTCTTGGGaggcatttgtttttaaatttactttctcAATGACGGTGAGCATCCAGCAGGGCTCCCTGAATACAGAACATACTTAGTTCACATTTTCAGTGTAAATTCAGCAAAAGAACGGGGACACAGAACACAGCACAACCAAGGCAGTGACTCAAAGCGaatctctcccttctccctatCTGGCCATAGGTTGTAAGCAGTGTCAATTAAACTTCACAAGTTTAATTGACACTTTCGTCATGGCCAGAGAAACACTTCGACTTCACAAAAGCTTAGAAAACTCCCTGTGCTCAAGGACACACGGTCTCCTGTCTGAGTGACACTTAGACACTTCTCCCGGAAGAAAAAACATCATTTTGAAGTTGAAGCAAAGCAGGGTGTTCCCACCAGAAGAAGTTCTAGGAGAGACTTCATTTAGGCTGGGCCGCGCAGCCCATCtcaaccacccccaccccctacccatcCAATCTTGCTCTGTTTCTGTATTCAGAGAGAAAACCTGGCTCATGGCTGAGTCTGTACAGTCTCTGTATATCctttggcttttccttttttctcacaACGACCCTTGAAATTTTCCCCACTTCAGGGAGTCCTCCTGTACAAGTGTGTCTGTTTTATACTGCCTCAATCAAAGCGGCTTCTTCGGGGGTTCCACCACCCGACAGATGTGCCCAATGGGTCTGGGTGCGCTGAGACTTCCCGGGCGGTGGGTTGCACGGAGATAAACTGATCCAAGTACTAAGTGGAAACACAGACTTCCTTTAAAGTCAGACTTTACAAACAAGAATAACCTTGAAAAAGACCTTCACATTCTGCTCAGGAACTTGGCCAGCCGCTTACTGCTCCCCTCCGGATCGGCAATTTATGCAGCAGGAGGGGGCTCCTTACACCTCGCCACTCAAATCCAGGCTCTCTACTCTGGGCGTAGTGGAGCAGAGGGCAGGATCAGGTTAGCCCATGAGAAACAAGggtcttctcctttctccttggtgAGCTGGGGTCACCTCAACAGAGTGCTGCTCTGTCCCCCTGGGGCTACTTTCGTGGCTATAACTTGAGCCTCTCCAAAGAATTCTCTTACCTGTTCTGGAGTTTCTTAGGGTCCCGGCTCCCCAACAACCTGGACCTACCTGTCAGCAGAACTATCCAGCAGTTCCCACCCCGGAACCTCAGGGCAGCAATGGGGCTGCACTGGCCATTAATGGCCATCATCCATTTTTAATCAGAAAGATCACAAGAAAGATGGTAAGCGAAACCCGGTCGCGagtcaatttaaataatattcccGGGGAAATCCAATCACTTAAAACTGAGACACCTACGCTAGTGGGAGAGAGCGCCCCGCCCGTCTGGCGGGGAAGAGCGCGCCGGCTGAATTAATCAAGATCAAGGGGCTCCCGGGCTGAGAGCTCAGCCTTAACCCTTCCAGCGCCGCGGGGTGCCCAGGTGCCGGAGGAAGAGCGCGGCCGGCGACGGGCGAGATGCCCAGAGCGACCCCGCGCAGGCCGCCTCTCTTGATCCCCGGGGCTTCACACGCTTCGCCCGGGACCCCAGCGCCGCAGCGCCCCGGCTCGAGGTCACAAGCTCCCGAGGCGGCTTCGGCagtgagcagcagcagccgcctcCCGCAGCCTCGGCGCGTCCCGGGCTCCTCCTCCCGCCCCAGCGTGGCCAAGTGAGCACCGCTCCGGCCGCAGGTAGCCGAGGCGCGGGAGGTGGCGCGCGCGGGACCCATCGCAGCGCCCGGTCGCGCGGTCAGACGGAGCTCCGAGCCTCGCGGTCCCGGACGCCGGCGGAGGTCTGCACCGGCCATGTGGGGCCCGGGGGTCACGGCCGAGGGCCTGTCGGTGGCTccagcgccgccgccgctgctgccgctgctgctgctgctggcgctGGCGCTGGTGGCGCCCTCGCGGGGCGGCGGGGGCTGCGCGGAGCTGGCGTGCGGCGAGCGGGAGCGCTGCTGCGACTCGGCCAACGCCACGGCCGTGCGCTGCTGCAAGCTGCCGCTCCACGCCTTCCTGGACAACGTGGGCTGGTTCGTCCGCAAGCTCTCTGGACTGCTCATCCTGCTGGTCCTCTTCGCCATCGGCTACTTCCTGCAGCGCATCATCTGCCCCAGCCCACGCAGGTACCCGCGTGGCCAGGCGCGCCCTGGCCAGGCACGACCCGGGCCTGCTGGAGGCTCCGGGCCGCCGGGGACCGCGGGGCAAcccgacgacgacgacgactcGCCTGCTCTGTTGCGCGACGAGGTGGCGGCAGGCTCGCTGGACTCACTGCTGgacagtggcggcggcggccggggcCGAGGAGGTGGCGGACGTCTGCCTCCTACCTGCGTTTCGGAGCACGAGCTGCGGGTGGTGTCGCCGGTCTTCCTCCAGCTGCCCAGCTACGAGGAGGTCAAGTACCTGCCCACCTATGAGGAGTCCATGCGGCTGCAGCAGCTCAGTCCTGCGGAGGTCGTGCTGCCAGTGTCGGTGCTGGGCCATCCACGGGGCGGTAGTGCTGGGGACCCCGACGGCGGCCAGGGCCGCTTCCCGCTCATCTGAACGCCCGGAGCCTCGAGATCACCCGGACTGTACGAGGCTGGGGGCTGCGTGTGGCACGCAACAGCTGATGTGTTGGCGGCCGCCACTGACTGCCTCTGACCATACCTAGCATCCCCGCACAACCTGTCGCCCCGCGCCTGGGTTGGGGTCAGTCCCCTCCCGCTCGCTCCCTGGGGATCCTGtgtttttctatgtttctttGGGCTCCAGGTTGGGCAGCTCGGCAGGGGCGACGGCTTTGGATTAGCTTGCAGCTCCTCTTGGACGGTCGTCTCCGCCCTCTGCCAAGCCTCCCCTTGTGTTCACTGTAAGTGCCTGCTTCTCCAATCCAAAAGAACGCGTAAACCTTTGGTGTCTAGAGACCCGCAGCTTGCTTTTATGTTTGAAAAGGAAGGAGCGCAGGcccattccttgccctcttgCATGGACGGGTCCCAGTCTCCCAAGACTGGATGGTGAGGCCTTTGGCTCTGGGCCATGGCCAGTGGCTGCTGCATGCGGGTCTGTGGAGGCAGCGCTTGGCTGTGATAGAATCCCTCTCTCGAGAAGGACCCAGAAAACCTTTTGGTGTCCGCCTGGCCAATCAAATAGTCACAGCTGACAGATCACAGGTTGGGGGAGGGATACCGTGATGGATGGTTTAGTTGCTGCAAGATGTAGCAAGTAATTAATCCGGACCCTATTTGTAATCTGGCACCGATGAACTCTTGGTTTTTGTCAGtaaggtgtttttcttttatttttatattttatcatgcACTAAACACATCAGGAAGGCAGTTCAACAATTTGACAGGGTAATCACTGTTCTGTTTTAGGCTTGTAACCATCAAGAGGTCGCCCACATTCTGCCATTGCTTAATACAGTGTCGGACATTATTTCATTAAAGGTGTGGGGATGATCAAACAGGAAATGTGATGTAAAAACATGAAGGATATCTTATTTTCactatttaagaatatattttatttttagtactgAAGCATAATGCATAACTTTTTATAATAACTGTGTCCATTGTCTAGTCTGGGTCTTAACTGTATCATGCATCATAGAATTTTATGTAAAAAGACCCTTGGTACATGTATGACATACCATGAAGCAAGATGGCTTGCCTgtatttccttctctgtttttcaTTTAGGATACATTCTGCAACATGATTCCAAACATAAGAAACAGAATTGTAACTTTTGTTTAAACCTGTAACTTTGCAGTAATGTGCAAAGAGTTCACCCAACCTACCTTTATTAAAATTAAGCAGTATCATTTTACTAGTTCTGGGACATTGCCTTTAAGCAAAGGGTAATGGGACACATTTTAATGCATCATGTGTAATGTACATATGGTATTGTCTGTGTACAATGCATACATTGTATACCATATGGCAATGGCGGCATACCGCTAGCATGAACAGAAAGGGTGGAAAGGAATACAGCTTTCCCTGGAGAAGTGTGAATAGTACCAATTGACAAGAAAGATTATCCACGCGGGTCTATGACTGAAGAAGCTGGGCAGGCCTATGAGATCGTCAAGTATctgatatgtattttaaaaaaatatttgattacttttaacttttaaaggCTGATTGAAAATGTCTGATGTcctgggaaattttttttaatgtatgagttATAATAAAATAGTGGTTTGCTTTAAACTTCTCAAAGCTCATGACACTGTCGTTAATGAAACCATTTGAAGtgcattaaaagagaaaaacactaaaacatttctctgtgcattttttttcttttttaaagacagaatctcagttTGTAATCCAGGTTGATCTGGGACTTactcactctacagcccaggccggcctcaaacttgaCTCAGTCACTCtacagcccagctggcctcaaacttggctCAGTCCTCATGCCCCTGCCTTCCAAATCCTGAGATTgtaggtgtgagctaccatacctggctatcTTTGTACAATGTTATTAGATTTATGACTGTGGAGTAACATTAAAATATGTATCTcttgtttaaaagaaattttaaactgTGAACtgacagacaaaaaaaatagGAATTGAGATTCTACTAATTGAAAATAATACAAGATTTAATCAAACAATTATActgaattatatatttatgttactCAGATATGGTAAATTTGTGTTATATGTGGCTATCAgtacaattaataaaaaatgagctTAATTTTAGGGTATCTATATCTTAGCCAAATGTATTCAAGAGTGCCACGTTTTCCAGAAAACACTCAGGCCTTTTCTTTTcatcaataataataatcctgAATATAGTAACACATCTGGAATGCAGAAGTTCACATGCTAGATAAACGTAATGGACATGTGTGTCATCACTGGCTGTGTAAAAGTAATTTGTTACGAGAGTTCAGTATCACAACCAAAGGAAAATGTCTTCCTGAAATAGAACGAGTTTTAAAAAGCCATTAATCGCTACATTCAGCAAATGCAAGGGTGCTCCTACCGTGGAAAATGGCATTGGCAATTATGCCAAAGGGCATGAGGTATACTATATAAGGAAAAGGAGATTCAATTGTAAAGGCCAACGGGAATATGAGGAAATGGCCCCACTTAACAGTTTAAAAGGCAATATGCTAAGTACCTTGGTGTCCTTTTTTGTATACAGTATCTCTCAAGAGGAATTAATAAACAATTCAGAGCTGCAACTGATATGTTATAAACACCAATATGATGTTCAGATCTATACACTATTCTGAAATGACTTTTCATAAGTTGTAAATAACTTGGACTTCCTGGTAGAGAGAAACAGTGTTGTTGAAACAAGTATTGAATTTTGAGTAGCAAGccttaaccatctctccaaagTGGCTCAGGAATCCCATTAACAGTAGAACAAAAACCATCCTTTCTTTCATGTGGCCAATCACAGAAAAATTGTAGTATCCCCTTTAAAACACTATAATCTTCAAATGTTAAATAAACGAGTACATTGGTTACTCACAAAATCATATAGAacctgattttatttgtatacttTTACTTAcaaaatttagttttaattttgtcACAAAAATCACCTCATGGGAGGAGGGAGCAACACTTAATGCTTGTCAGTAATCCAGATAGTATCGGCTTCCCCTGAACATCTTAGTTAAAAGGGGTTAAATATCTTCATTGTT contains:
- the C6H3orf80 gene encoding uncharacterized membrane protein C3orf80 homolog, with translation MWGPGVTAEGLSVAPAPPPLLPLLLLLALALVAPSRGGGGCAELACGERERCCDSANATAVRCCKLPLHAFLDNVGWFVRKLSGLLILLVLFAIGYFLQRIICPSPRRYPRGQARPGQARPGPAGGSGPPGTAGQPDDDDDSPALLRDEVAAGSLDSLLDSGGGGRGRGGGGRLPPTCVSEHELRVVSPVFLQLPSYEEVKYLPTYEESMRLQQLSPAEVVLPVSVLGHPRGGSAGDPDGGQGRFPLI